TCCCGGTGCCGGCCCCCCGCCGCGCATCCTCGGTCCCGCTATATAACGGGGGAGCCCGGCGCTGCGCAACGtcgggaaaaaaaaacagcatcACGCGGCGCCCCCTCGCACGGAGAGCTGTGCCGGGGTTATGAGACCGTCACCGCGCAGGAGAGGCTGAGCAACGGAGGTAACGGGAAACCGGGTTTCTACCCCGCCGGGAAAGGGGGTTGGCGGCGGCTACCGGGCTCGGGGCGGGCGGGACGGACCTGCCTCTGCCGGAGCGGCTTCGGTTTGTGTTGCGGGCACGGGAACCGGCGGTCGTGCCTGCCGGTGCGCGCAGGCAGCTGTGTGCGTGCACACCTGTATCCATCCATccacgcgcacacacacatatatatgtgcgCACACGCACATATATCTGCAAATGTATACGTGCGTCCGTACACACACGTATATACATGTAAATGTACCcctgtacacacacatattaaatatatatatatgtgctcCCACCTATGCGCCTCCCAACTTCCCGCTCCCTCTCCTCCGCGGAGGGCAGCCGCCGCGGTCCCACGGCAGGCTGCGCCCCGGCGGCATTGTTCCTCCCCGCTGTACCCGGTGCCACCGGGGGACGGTCGCAGCCCCTGACGAAAGGCCCCCGCGGGAGGCGGAGGGACGATGCCCGTCGGAAAGCGGGGGCCCGTCCCGCACCTGTTACcgcgggcgggggccgcgcAGCCACGCCGGTCGCCAGCCAGCCGCGGGCACCCAGCGACGGCCCAGTGGCGGGAGTCGGCACCGGGGGAGGGTCGCCGGGAGGGGTCGGGCAGGGTCGGTCGGGGGAGCAGGTGCCCGGCGCCCGTCGGGGCGGTGCGGGAGCCCCGTGCAAGGAGGCGGCGAGGGGGGAGCCGCCGGGACAGGCGTCACGGGCGGCCATCCGTCCCTGTGGGGGTCTTGGGTGTCCGTccgccaccaccaccccccaccccccccccgcctttccccctcccctgttCGGTAAAAGTGCTGCCgtttggggattttgttttgttttggtgggtttttttgtttgtttgtttgttttttaactcgCTCGGTCTGGTCGCGGCGTGCCGCCCGGGCTGCATCCCGCACGCGTAATCTTCTTATATTCCCGCTAATATCGGCGAGTTACATAATGGCATGTGAGCATATGTCAACTTAATTATAAAGCAGGACTGCGGAGACAATTAAAAGTTTGCGCTGGCACCGTGCAGCAGCCGGGGCTTCCCtggggaggggccggggggagcgggggcccgggggggggcgcgggcggtTTCTCCCCGCGGGTGGCTGCGCGGGGCCGTGGCCGCCGGCCCGGTGCTGACCCGGCTCTTTTCTGTCCCCTCGGCGGCGCAGAGGCTCACCATGACCAAGTCGTACAGCGAGAGCGGGCTGATGGGCGAGCCCCAGCCGCAAGGCCCCCCCAGCTGGACGGACGAGTGCCTGAGCTCCCAGGACGAGGAGCACGAGGTGGACAAGAAGGAGGAGGACCTGGAGGGTCTGCACGCCGAGGCCGAGGAGGACTCGCTGCGGAACGGCGAGGAGGAGGACGAGGAGGACGACCTGGacgaagaggaggaggaggaggaggaggacgacgACGACGACCAGAAGCCCAAGAGGCGCGGCCCCAAGAAGAAGAAGATGACCAAGGCGCGCATGGAGCGGTTCAAGCTGCGGCGCATGAAGGCCAACGCCCGGGAGCGCAACCGCATGCACGGCCTGAACGCGGCCCTGGACAACCTGCGCAAGGTGGTGCCCTGCTACTCCAAGACGCAGAAGCTCTCCAAGATCGAGACCCTGCGCCTGGCCAAGAACTACATCTGGGCGCTCTCCGAGATCCTGCGCTCGGGCAAGAGCCCCGACCTGGTCTCCTTCGTGCAGACGCTCTGCAAGggcctgtcgcagcccaccaccaACCTGGTGGCCGGCTGCCTGCAGCTCAACCCGCGGACTTTCCTCCCCgagcagagccaggaggtgCCGCCCCacgtggcggcggcggcggcgggcgcgcccttcccggcccacccGTACCCCTACCAGTCGCCCGGGCTGCCCAGCCCGCCCTACGGCACCATGGACAGCTCCCACCTCTTCCACCTCAAGCCGCCGCACGCCTACGGCGCCGCGCTCGAGCCCTTCTTCGAGAGCGGCCTGGCCGAGGGCGCCAGCCCCGCCTTCGACGGCCCGCTCAGCCCGCCCCTCAGCGTCAACGGCAACTTCTCCTTCAAGCACGAGCCGGCCGCCGACTTCGACAAGGGCTACGCCTTCACCATGCACtaccccgccgccgccgccgccgccgccgccgcgctggccgccgcgcccgcccaCGCCGCCATCTtcccggccgccgcc
The Falco cherrug isolate bFalChe1 chromosome 8, bFalChe1.pri, whole genome shotgun sequence DNA segment above includes these coding regions:
- the NEUROD1 gene encoding neurogenic differentiation factor 1, which gives rise to MTKSYSESGLMGEPQPQGPPSWTDECLSSQDEEHEVDKKEEDLEGLHAEAEEDSLRNGEEEDEEDDLDEEEEEEEEDDDDDQKPKRRGPKKKKMTKARMERFKLRRMKANARERNRMHGLNAALDNLRKVVPCYSKTQKLSKIETLRLAKNYIWALSEILRSGKSPDLVSFVQTLCKGLSQPTTNLVAGCLQLNPRTFLPEQSQEVPPHVAAAAAGAPFPAHPYPYQSPGLPSPPYGTMDSSHLFHLKPPHAYGAALEPFFESGLAEGASPAFDGPLSPPLSVNGNFSFKHEPAADFDKGYAFTMHYPAAAAAAAAALAAAPAHAAIFPAAASRCEIPVDGLAPYEGHPHHERVLSAQLNAIFHD